A stretch of Thermodesulfobacteriota bacterium DNA encodes these proteins:
- a CDS encoding biotin carboxylase N-terminal domain-containing protein: protein MTFRKVLIANRGEIAVRVQGACRELGIPTVAIYTEDDSDSLHVSRADEAILVEPGPREGYLDPDQITEAAVRTGADAVHPGYGYLSEQPALPLALRQRNIAFIGPSPRTIEVMGDNLTARTVAESAGLPVVPASPALAGLRDAAQWADRIGYPVVLRARAAGEGRKCWKAGSAQALETALRQTTPDDCGADAGGRRIYLEKFVPEPKHIEIQVACDKRGNRVQLGERDCSIRRRNRKLIEITPSLALGEKARRDLGEAALRLCAALEYDTVGGVEFLVDGDGRFFFSRMTTRLGTGHAVTELVTGVDLVKEMIRAAAGQPLSFSREDVSPRGFAIECRIHAQDPRRNFSRSTGRITRYLSPGGIGVRLDSSLHAGCEALADVEPLISKLSVWGRDWDEALARMSRALHEYVIRGLQTTVPFCEKLVADPDFRAGRFTTHLMEEKIDAFRYPEPVEPLDPFFVSGAALFAHFLAGGLPTASVHPGGEQ from the coding sequence GTGACCTTTCGGAAAGTCCTGATCGCCAACCGGGGGGAGATCGCGGTCCGTGTCCAGGGCGCGTGTCGGGAGCTTGGCATCCCCACCGTAGCGATCTACACCGAGGACGACTCCGATTCGCTTCACGTCTCGAGGGCGGACGAGGCCATTCTCGTCGAACCGGGGCCGCGGGAGGGCTATCTCGATCCCGACCAGATCACCGAGGCCGCCGTCCGGACGGGCGCCGACGCGGTGCACCCCGGGTATGGATATCTCTCGGAGCAACCCGCCCTCCCGCTTGCCCTTCGGCAACGGAACATCGCCTTCATCGGGCCGAGCCCGCGGACCATCGAGGTCATGGGCGACAACCTGACGGCCCGAACCGTCGCGGAATCAGCGGGACTGCCCGTCGTGCCGGCCTCTCCCGCCCTTGCCGGGCTGCGTGACGCCGCCCAATGGGCCGACCGCATCGGGTATCCGGTCGTGCTCAGGGCGAGGGCGGCGGGCGAGGGCCGAAAGTGCTGGAAGGCCGGGTCGGCCCAGGCGCTGGAGACCGCTCTTCGGCAGACCACGCCCGACGACTGCGGTGCGGACGCGGGGGGCCGGAGGATCTACCTGGAGAAGTTCGTCCCGGAGCCCAAGCACATCGAAATCCAGGTGGCCTGCGACAAACGGGGCAACCGCGTGCAACTGGGCGAGAGGGACTGTTCGATCCGGCGGCGCAACCGCAAGCTCATCGAGATCACACCCTCCCTGGCCCTGGGCGAGAAGGCCCGCCGTGATTTGGGGGAGGCTGCCCTGCGACTGTGCGCCGCCCTGGAGTACGACACGGTCGGGGGAGTCGAGTTCCTGGTCGACGGGGACGGCCGTTTCTTCTTCTCTCGGATGACGACGCGGCTGGGGACCGGGCACGCGGTCACCGAGCTCGTGACCGGGGTCGACCTCGTCAAGGAGATGATTCGAGCGGCAGCCGGCCAGCCACTTTCCTTTTCCCGGGAGGACGTCTCGCCCCGGGGCTTTGCCATCGAGTGCCGGATCCACGCGCAGGACCCCCGGCGAAACTTCTCCCGGTCCACGGGGAGGATAACCCGGTATCTGTCGCCGGGGGGGATCGGCGTGCGGCTCGACTCGTCCCTCCACGCCGGCTGCGAGGCGCTTGCGGACGTCGAGCCCCTGATCTCCAAGCTCAGCGTGTGGGGGCGCGACTGGGACGAGGCCCTGGCCCGGATGTCACGCGCTCTCCATGAGTACGTGATCCGCGGGCTCCAGACGACCGTGCCGTTTTGCGAGAAGCTGGTCGCCGACCCGGACTTTCGGGCCGGCCGCTTCACGACCCATCTCATGGAGGAGAAGATCGACGCGTTTCGGTACCCGGAACCGGTGGAGCCCCTGGATCCCTTCTTTGTCTCCGGTGCAGCGCTGTTTGCCCACTTTCTGGCGGGAGGGCTGCCCACGGCATCGGTCCACCCGGGAGGGGAGCAGTGA